A window of Rhinatrema bivittatum chromosome 2, aRhiBiv1.1, whole genome shotgun sequence contains these coding sequences:
- the LOC115086283 gene encoding gastrula zinc finger protein XlCGF57.1-like gives MKENYETLISLARDEVTQHIKEENREEHPMEEGLISRESGHGFVNVSQGTERRNTRNNQQESEKKQRDPAGNTRDGVVACEMEVKVIPEHQRHVSTERPFQSNNNDQKTSDLHQREGKGKKSFLCDPCGKSFGKESHLILHQKSHTLQTLFLCTKCGKSFSQKKNLKVHLNIHKTEKPFPCSDWRKSLITKYKIKLHHKIHTGERPFSCTKGEKCFVRKRNITQHQQNYPGNNSVTCTECGKRFRRKDTLMLHQSLHTGERPFSCTECRKRFISKSHLSQHQKIHTGKRPFSCSECNKSFLVKSTLTRHMRIHTGERPFSCGECNKRFIRKVALTTHMRIHTGERPFSCTECNKTFHVKGALTTHMRIHTGEGLFSCSECNKRFTEKGALTTHMRIHTGERPFSCTECNKTFHVKSTLTSHMRIHTGEGLFSCSECNKRFTVKGALTKHLRIHTGEGLFSCSECNKRFTEKGALTRHMRIHTGERPFSCGECNKRFTEKVALTTHMRIHTGERPFSCSECNKRFIKKGALTRHMRIHTGEQPFSCSECNKRFIRKVALTRHMRIHTGERPFSCTECNKTFPVKGALTSHMRIHTGERPFSCTECNKRFPVKGALTSHMRIHTGERPFSEKR, from the exons CAAGGGATGAGGTCACACAGCACATAAaggaggagaatcgagaagaacatCCTATGGAAGAAGGACTGATCTCAAGAGAATCAGGACATGGTTTTGTGAATGTTTCGCAGGGGACTGAGAGGAGAAACACAAGGAATAATCAGCAGGAGTcagagaagaagcagagagaccctgcaGGAAACACACGGGATGGAGTCGTTGCATGTGAGATGGAGGTCAAAGTCATCCCTGAGCACCAGAGACATGTGAGCACAGAAAGACCCTTTCAGAGCAATAACAATGATCAAAAAACTTCTGACCTTCaccagagggaggggaaagggaaaaaatCCTTTCTGTGTGACCCTTGTGGTAAAAGCTTTGGTAAGGAATCGCATTTAATATTGCACCAGAAATCCCACACACTCCAAACATTATTTCTGTGCActaaatgtgggaaaagcttcagtcagaagaaaa ATCTAAAAGTGCacctaaacatacataaaacagagAAACCCTTCCCCTGCAGTGATTGGAGGAAAAGTTTAATTACTAAGTATAAGATAAAATTACATCAcaaaatccacactggagagagacccttCTCTTGCACTAAAGGTGAGAAATGTTTTGTTaggaaaagaaacatcacacaacACCAGCAAAACTACCCTGGAAACAACTCAGTTACCTGCACGGAGTGTGGGAAACGCTTCCGTCGTAAGGATACGCTAATGTTGCACCAGAGcctccacacaggagagagaccattctcctGTACTGAATGTAGAAAACGTTTCATTAGCAAATCACACCTctcccaacaccagaaaatccacacagggaagaggccattctcatgtagtgaatgtaataaaagcttccttgTGAAGAGTACTCTCAcaagacacatgagaatccacacaggggaacgaccattctcatgtggtgaatgtaataaaagattcattaGGAAGGttgccctcaccacacacatgagaattcacacaggggagcgaccattctcatgtaccgAATGTAATAAAACCTTCCATGTGAAGGgtgccctcaccacacacatgagaatccacactggtgagggactattctcatgtagtgaatgtaataaaagattcactgagaagggtgccctcaccacacacatgagaattcacacaggggagcgaccattctcatgtaccgAATGTAATAAAACCTTCCATGTGAAGAGTACCCTCACCtcacacatgagaatccacacaggtgagggactattctcatgtagtgaatgtaataaaagattcactgtgaagggtgccctcacaaaacacctgagaatccacactggtgagggactattctcatgtagtgaatgtaataaaagattcactgagaagggtgccctcacaagacacatgagaatccacacaggtgagcgaccattctcatgtggtgaatgtaataaaagattcactgagaaggttgccctcaccacacacatgagaatccacacaggtgagcgaccattctcatgtagtgaatgtaataaaagattcattaagaagggtgccctcacaagacacatgagaatccacacaggggagcaaccattctcatgtagtgaatgtaataaaagattcattaGGAAGGTTGCCCTCAcaagacacatgagaatccacacaggggagcgaccattctcatgtaccgAATGTAATAAAACCTTCCCTGTGAAGGGTGctctcacaagtcacatgagaatccacacaggggagcgaccattctcatgtactgaatgtaataaaagattccctGTGAAGGGTGctctcacaagtcacatgagaatccacacaggggagcgaccattctcagaGAAAAGATAG